The following proteins are encoded in a genomic region of Hyla sarda isolate aHylSar1 chromosome 3, aHylSar1.hap1, whole genome shotgun sequence:
- the LOC130363171 gene encoding zinc finger protein 79-like, with protein MVVFVSDRPRIDEARNLMSWRILDLTLEIIYWITGEDYTVVKKSSGECVTPHVSGGWGRSQSPASEEPPPHSLIHEQKILELTSRITELLTGEVPIRCQDVAVYFSMEEWEYLEGHKDLYADIVMMEDQQPLSSPLDGSSQRNPPERCPRPLYSQDCKEEEQNVPVDHQDLIMEYLEERNSETISGLKKNSDGEITSEVDKKSEGESSSELEKESDSETTIKLKKETEGESSSELEKESDSETTIKLEKETEGESSSELKKESDSETTIKLEKESEGEMTSKLEKESESETTIKLEKESEGEMTCKLEQESHRETTIKLEKETEGKLTSELVKKSGGEMTNDLEKKSVGTRTIKLEKESDGEMTSELDKESDDEIISALENPIPVSMDGEDSMEGSECEVEDNYSMEANSITPDVALDLHSRDLSTDTAGHQKEGPGQRRGKKSPSGKHVKKKSNFALHQRIQRDERPFACSECGRCFSREFNLERHQITHTGEKPFSCPECGKYFTQKSSLTEHLKKHIGDMPFSCSVCGKGFRKQSGLTEHFRNHTGEMPFSCSECGKSFGHKSSYKKHLRSHTGEKPFSCSECGKNFSYKSYLRKHQRIHTGEKPYSCVVCGKCFTHKTNFVHHLRIHTGEKPFSCPECGKCFSQKSSLTEHLRVHTGEKMFSCLECGKRFGKKLGLVNHQRVHEEEKLL; from the exons ATGGTCGTTTTTGTGAGTGACCGACCAAGGATAGATGAAGCCAGAAACCTCATGTCTTGGAGGATATTAGACCTCACCCTGGAGATAATCTACtggataactggagag gattacacagtagtgaagaagtcgtcTGGTGAGTGTGTGACCCCCCATGTGTCAGGAGGGTGGGGCAGGAGCCAGAGCCCCGCCTCCGAGGAGCCTCCACCTCATTCACTGATACAtgagcagaagatcctagaacttacctccaggatcactgagctgctgactggagag gttcctataaggtgtcaggatgtcgctgtctatttctccatggaggagtgggagtatttagaaggacacaaggatctgtacgcagacatagtcatgatggaggatcagcagcccctctcatcaccactgg ATGGATCCAGTCAGAGAAATCCCCCAGAGAGATGTCCCCGTCCTCTATATTCCCAGGATTGTAAAGAGGAAGAGCAGAATGTCCCTGTGGATCATCAG gaTTTAATTATGGAATACTTGGAGGAAAGAAACAGTGAAACAATAAGTGGACTTAAAAAAAATAGTGATGGTGAAATAACAAGTGAAGTCGACAAGAAAAGTGAAGGTGAATCATCAAGTGAACTCGAAAAGGAAAGTGATAGTGAAACAACAattaaactcaaaaaggaaactGAAGGTGAATCATCAAGTGAACTCGAAAAGGAAAGTGATAGTGAAACAACAATTAAACTCGAAAAGGAAACTGAAGGTGAATCATCAAGTGAACTCAAAAAGGAAAGTGATAGTGAAACAACAATTAAACTCGAAAAGGAAAGTGAAGGTGAAATGACAAGTAAACTCGAAaaggaaagtgaaagtgaaactacaATTAAACTCGAAAAGGAAAGTGAAGGTGAAATGACATGTAAACTCGAACAGGAAAGTCATAGGGAAACAACAATTAAACTTGAAAAGGAAACTGAAGGCAAATTGACAAGTGAACTAGTAAAAAAAAGTGGTGGTGAAATGACAAATGATTTAGAAAAGAAAAGTGTTGGTACAAGGACAATTAAACTGGAAAAGGAAAGTGATGGTGAAATGACAAGCGAACTCGATAAGGAAAGTGATGATGAAATAATAAGTGCACTTGAGAATCCCATACCAGTGTCTATGGATG GTGAAGACTCGATGGAAGGATCCGAATGTGAGGTAGAAGATAACTATTCGATGGAAGCTAATTCTATAACTCCTGATGTAGCCTTAGACCTTCACAGCAGAGATCTATCCACTGATACCGCTGGTCACCAGAAAGAAGGACCTGGACAGAGGCGAGGGAAGAAGAGTCCATCTGGGAAGCATGTTAAAAAGAAATCTAATTTTGCTTTGCATCAGAGAATTCAGAGAGACGAACGTCCATttgcatgttcagaatgtgggagatGTTTTAGCAGGGAGTTTAATCTTGAGAGGCATCAgataactcacacaggagagaaaccattttcatgtcctGAATGTGGAAAGTActttactcagaaatcaagtcTTACGGAGCATCTTAAAAAACACATAGGGGATATGCCGTTTTCCTGTTCGGTCTGTGGGAAAGGTTTTAGAAAACAATCCGGTCTTACGGAACATTTCAGAAATCACACTGGCGAGATGCCGttctcatgttcagaatgtggtaaatcttttggccacaaatcaagttataAAAAGCATTTAAGAAGCCACACGggggagaagccgttttcatgttcagagTGTGGTAAGAATTTTAGCTACAAGTCGTATCTGAggaaacatcaaagaattcacacaggagagaagccatattcatgtgttGTATGCGGGAAATGTTTCACCCATAAAACTAATTTTGTTCATCAtctgagaattcacacaggggaaaagccgTTTTCATGccctgaatgtgggaaatgttttagtcaGAAATCAAGTCTTACAGAACATCTAAGAGTTCATACCGGAGAGAAGATGTTTTcgtgtttagaatgtgggaaacgttttGGCAAGAAATTGGGTCTTGTCAACCATCAAAGGGTGCATGAGGAGGAGAAGCTGTTGTAA